The Prinia subflava isolate CZ2003 ecotype Zambia chromosome 5, Cam_Psub_1.2, whole genome shotgun sequence genome window below encodes:
- the JDP2 gene encoding jun dimerization protein 2 isoform X2 gives MMPGQIPDPSLAAGALPGLGPLTGLPGTALTAEELKCADIRNIGAMISPLQFLEVKLGKRPQPVKSELDEEEERRKRRREKNKVAAARCRNKKKERTEFLQRESERLELMNAELKAQIEELKQERQQLILMLNRHRPTCIVRTDSIKTPESEANPLLEQLEKK, from the exons ATGATGCCAGGGCAGATCCCCGACCCGTCGCTGGCGGCCGGcgcgctgccggggctgggcccCCTGACGGGGCTGCCGGGCACGGCCCTCACCGCCGAGGAGCTGAAGTGCGCCGACATCCGCAACATCGGCGCCATGATCTCGCCGCTGCAGTTCCTAGAGGTGAAGCTCGGCAAGAGGCCCCAGCCTGTCAAAAGTGAG CTGGatgaggaagaagagaggaggaaaaggcgccgggagaaaaacaaagtagCAGCAGCACGATGTCGGAACAAGAAGAAGGAGAGGACAGAGTTCCTGCAGCGG GAGTCTGAGCGTCTAGAGCTCATGAATGCTGAGCTGAAGGCCCAGATAGAAGAGCTGAaacaggagaggcagcagctcatCCTGATGCTGAACCGGCACCGTCCCACCTGCATCGTGCGGACAGACAGCATCAAGACGCCCGAGAGCGAAGCCAAccctctgctggagcagctggagaagaaGTGA